Proteins encoded within one genomic window of Bacillus sp. 1NLA3E:
- a CDS encoding CocE/NonD family hydrolase yields MDTIYEDYRDPSKRDSRYHRNGNKPEKELNGEIVAYEIDLWATSNVFLPGHQMTLEISSSSFPQYAPNPNTGKSMIESTETVKAQQVIYHNEKYPSHIILPIIPIKS; encoded by the coding sequence ATTGACACTATTTACGAAGACTACAGGGATCCGTCCAAGAGAGATTCCAGGTACCACCGAAACGGCAATAAGCCTGAAAAGGAATTGAACGGTGAAATCGTTGCATATGAAATCGACCTTTGGGCAACAAGTAATGTGTTTTTACCGGGTCACCAAATGACGTTGGAAATTTCTTCGAGCAGCTTTCCTCAATATGCACCAAATCCCAATACCGGGAAATCGATGATTGAGAGTACAGAGACTGTTAAAGCACAACAAGTTATTTATCATAATGAGAAATATCCTTCTCATATTATATTGCCGATTATTCCGATAAAGAGCTAG
- the aes gene encoding acetyl esterase: METNKYNAYKMMTPKMLETLTKQNELVKDAFSTDVTFKEMRENYIKERRFWNEGGPEPKKTIDIEVEGPYGPIAIRFHYPMRRTGKGAIVYTHGGGFVVGNLDTHSKIMRLLMEETESVVIGIDYHLAPEFKYPTQVEEVAFLVEWLRIHSEEYDIDMNDIALAGDSGGANLSLAASLYLRDKKKDVSYIRCLLLYYGIYGLTDSKSMRLLGGDYDGLTRKDLNAYTKMYIGDEITDLRYFDSFSNDLTKGVPPCYIAYGDLDPVQDDSKLLYDILTYHNQKAEIEEFRGVIHAFLHHSRILPESKVAIQHGANFYKSLANFE; this comes from the coding sequence ATGGAAACGAACAAATATAATGCTTACAAAATGATGACTCCTAAAATGCTTGAAACATTAACAAAACAAAATGAACTTGTTAAGGATGCATTTTCAACTGATGTAACTTTTAAAGAAATGCGTGAAAACTATATTAAGGAAAGAAGGTTTTGGAACGAAGGTGGTCCTGAACCGAAAAAAACCATTGATATAGAGGTAGAAGGACCATATGGACCTATTGCTATTCGTTTTCACTACCCAATGCGCAGGACTGGAAAAGGGGCGATTGTTTATACTCACGGTGGTGGGTTTGTGGTAGGAAATCTTGATACACATAGTAAAATTATGCGCTTATTAATGGAAGAAACAGAATCAGTTGTCATTGGAATTGACTATCATTTAGCTCCTGAATTTAAATACCCAACACAAGTAGAAGAGGTTGCTTTCTTAGTCGAGTGGTTACGGATTCATTCAGAAGAATATGATATCGATATGAATGATATTGCCCTTGCAGGAGATTCGGGAGGTGCCAATTTATCTTTAGCTGCGTCTTTATATTTAAGGGATAAAAAGAAAGATGTTTCTTATATACGCTGTTTACTTCTTTATTATGGTATTTATGGACTAACTGATTCAAAATCAATGCGCTTACTTGGTGGAGATTATGATGGATTAACTCGTAAAGATTTAAATGCGTATACAAAAATGTATATAGGAGACGAAATTACAGATTTACGTTATTTTGACAGTTTTTCAAATGATTTAACTAAAGGAGTTCCTCCTTGTTATATTGCTTATGGAGATTTAGATCCGGTTCAGGATGACAGTAAATTATTATATGATATTTTAACCTATCATAATCAAAAAGCAGAAATAGAAGAATTTAGAGGCGTGATTCATGCGTTCTTACATCATTCTCGTATTCTTCCTGAATCCAAAGTGGCAATTCAACATGGTGCAAATTTCTATAAATCATTAGCAAATTTTGAGTAA
- a CDS encoding MFS transporter has protein sequence MLGRYHTDLTTLAGLVGIYGIIALITYVPSGILVDIFGPKRLSIFSYITTTALILVSAFVTNISVLRIIYIALGFTTILTFWSPWITSVARAGGLENQTKSFGFTYTFVGLGGIVVNTILVKIIGNTSSGIQSGLIVLAIITAIIGVLYVFLFKDIDILEGEDDENAKFKFSRVIEAIKIPGLWYAAFVVFAFYSLLTTTSVFNQLLTNTYGMSNEQASFIAVFRTNGLGLIAGPALVFVVSRFKSTGKTLLATAIVEAVFVAAIMLLPKSTSYVMPAMIVVLSIAFLQLGARAIYFGQIGEAGIPDHILGTASGIISLIAYSSDIYMPQLVAGMITDKAGKIISSGYHTVYMLQFGLLAMVVVFSLLVWRESKKSKAKLG, from the coding sequence GGAATTATAGCTTTAATTACGTATGTTCCATCTGGTATTTTAGTTGATATTTTTGGACCAAAGAGATTGTCGATTTTCTCATATATCACTACAACAGCGCTAATTCTAGTAAGTGCATTTGTAACTAATATTAGTGTATTAAGAATCATTTATATTGCATTGGGATTTACTACAATTTTAACATTCTGGTCACCATGGATTACTTCGGTAGCAAGAGCTGGTGGTTTAGAAAATCAAACGAAGTCTTTTGGATTTACCTATACATTCGTAGGACTTGGTGGAATTGTTGTAAACACTATACTTGTAAAAATCATTGGTAATACAAGTAGTGGAATTCAATCTGGGTTAATTGTGTTAGCAATAATTACAGCTATAATAGGCGTTTTATATGTGTTCTTATTTAAAGATATTGATATTCTAGAAGGCGAAGATGATGAAAATGCAAAATTCAAATTTTCAAGAGTAATAGAAGCGATAAAAATACCTGGATTATGGTATGCAGCATTTGTTGTGTTTGCTTTCTATTCATTACTTACAACAACAAGTGTATTTAACCAATTATTAACAAACACTTACGGAATGTCTAATGAACAAGCATCGTTTATTGCAGTATTCCGTACAAACGGACTTGGTTTAATAGCTGGTCCAGCATTAGTATTTGTTGTATCTAGATTTAAATCTACAGGTAAAACATTACTAGCAACAGCGATTGTTGAAGCAGTATTTGTTGCGGCAATTATGCTTTTACCAAAAAGTACATCTTATGTTATGCCAGCTATGATTGTCGTATTGTCGATAGCATTCTTGCAACTTGGTGCTCGTGCAATTTATTTTGGCCAAATTGGTGAAGCAGGAATACCTGACCATATTTTAGGTACAGCTTCTGGGATCATTTCATTAATTGCATACTCTTCGGATATATATATGCCCCAACTAGTAGCAGGAATGATCACAGATAAAGCTGGAAAAATTATTTCTTCTGGTTATCACACAGTTTACATGCTTCAGTTTGGATTATTAGCAATGGTAGTAGTATTTAGTTTACTTGTTTGGAGAGAATCTAAAAAAAGTAAAGCTAAACTTGGATAG